From Fusobacterium varium:
ATCAAGATTTTAAGGTATTTTCTTTATATATTTACACTTGAATTAATATTTCATATTTTTTTATTTATACAATTTATAAATTTTAATTTTTAGATTTCTTTTATCAATTTAACTAAAAAAATCTGGTACTATTCCAATACCAGATTTAATTTATAAAATTATTTACTTGCTTCTAATTGTTTATTAACAAATGAATCTTTCATTTCAGTATATTTGTCTTTTTTTATTGCTTTAGCCCTTTCTTCAATTTTTTTAGATATGTAGTATATGATATCTAAATTAGTCATTTCTTTCATATCTATCCCTCCAAGATTAATTAAAAATATTCTTAAAGCTGTACCAAAAATCTAAAACTATAGTTTCAAAATTCCATTCATCTTTCTATATTTATATAGTATTAAAAATCAGCAAAAATGTAAAACCGTATTTCAAACACACATCAACAAGTATAAACTTGTATCTCTTCATCATTTACAGTTTTTTATAAAATAAAAAAGGGCTCAATTTTTTATTGAAACCCTTTCATCTTAAAAGCTATCCCTTTATATTTCATCCCAGCCATCAATAGATGAGCTCATATTATAACTTGTCACTGTTCCTTCAAAGAAATTTGCTTTTACATTTCCTTCTCCCTCTGTATCCGCAAATTTTGTAAGATGTTTATATGGATTTTTATTAACTTCATTATATATTGGTTTCAAACCAATACTTCTTAATCTCTCATTAGCCAGCCACTTTGTATATTGTTCTGTTGTTTCTTCTGTTATCCCAAGAATTTGGTTTCCTATTATATGATTAGTCCAATTTATTTCCTGCTCTACAGCTTTTTTAAACATATCATAAATTTCTTCATCATTGAAAAAATCCGGATTTTCATTTCTTATTTCTTTTAATATATGTTGGAAAATAACAACGTGAGATAATTCATCTCTATTTATAAGCCTTATTATATCAGATGTTCCCATCATTCTATTTCTGCTTGCTAAAAGATAGAAAAAATTAAATCCATTATAAAAATATATTGCTTCTAAAAGATAGTCAGCTATAACAACTTTAGAAAAATTTTCATCATTTGGATTTTCTAAAAATCTTTGATACATTTCAGCAATATATTTATTTCTTTCAAAAAGTATTTTATCCTCTCTCCATTTATCATATATAGAATTTCTTATTTCTTTTGGAAGAATAGATTCTATTATATATTGATAAGATTGTGAATGTATTGCTTCTTGAAATGTCTGAATAGAAAGTATCAGATTTATTTCTGGAGCAGTTATGTAATCACACACATTTGGAATATTATTAGTTTGGATACTATCAAGAAAAATTAAAAATGATAAAATACCATCATAGGCTCCTTTTTCCTGATCTGTTAAATTTTTATAATCATTTTTATCCTGTGTCAAATCTATTTTTTCTGGTATCCAAAAGTTTCCCATCATTGTTCTGTAAAGCTGATTAGCCCATTGATACTTAACATTATTTAGATTAAATATATTTGTACTATCACCTTTTATCACTCTTCTTTTAGATAAAGAATCATCTCCCAGAGGATTAAAAAGTTTTTTTCTATCCACTGCAGCTTTCACACTCCTCTTTTTCATTCATAATATTAGTATTTTTTTGAATTGTCCTTATATAATACACTGATTTACAACCATTTTTCCATGCTGTCATAAAAGTATTATAGATATCTTTTGCTCTTATATTTTTATTTAAGTCAAAAATCAGTTCCATTGAAACTCCTTGAGTAGTCCACTTTCCTATTCTGCTCATTATTTCTACATATATCTGTGGATTTACATTTTTAAATTCTGGATAGAACCATGCTCTGTCTTTTAAATATTTTGCTACCCTTGGCACTGCTCCTTTTTGATTTTTCTCTATATAAAATCTTGAAAATGTAGGATTGACTGATGCTGTTGCTCCCATAAGAAGTGATGTAGAAGTGTTAGGAGCTATTGCAGTAAGTTCTCCATTACGCATTCCATATTTTGCTACTAACTTAAATACTTCATTCCATTTATCTGCATATTTAGAATTTGCCATATACCAATCTTTATTTTTCTGAAAAAATAAGCCTCTATCCCATAATGACCCTTTAAACATTGGATATTGCCCTCTGCTTTTAGCCAATAATGCTGACGATTTTATACTGTATAAAGCAATTTCTTCAAATAATTCATCTATATCATTTATTGCTTCATCATAAATCATAAATTCTCTTGCTAAATAATCTGCCAGTCCCATAGTTCCTACTCCTATAGTTCTGTATGCAGCATTATGCCTGTCTGATTCTTTTATTGGTGTTTTTGTTAAATCTATTGTATTATCAAGTATTCTTACAGCTGTATCAACTATATTTTCAAGTTCTTCTCTCATTATTTCTGCTAGATTTAGTGAAACTAAATTACATGTATGAACCTCTCCAAGTTTTACATTTCTTACTCCATTTTCTTCAACAACCTCTTCTGTAAAATCCCTGCTTGGAGAAAAATTAGAAAAACTTTCCATACACAAATTACCATTTCCTATCATTCCCTTATGACT
This genomic window contains:
- the nrdB gene encoding ribonucleoside-diphosphate reductase subunit beta, whose amino-acid sequence is MKAAVDRKKLFNPLGDDSLSKRRVIKGDSTNIFNLNNVKYQWANQLYRTMMGNFWIPEKIDLTQDKNDYKNLTDQEKGAYDGILSFLIFLDSIQTNNIPNVCDYITAPEINLILSIQTFQEAIHSQSYQYIIESILPKEIRNSIYDKWREDKILFERNKYIAEMYQRFLENPNDENFSKVVIADYLLEAIYFYNGFNFFYLLASRNRMMGTSDIIRLINRDELSHVVIFQHILKEIRNENPDFFNDEEIYDMFKKAVEQEINWTNHIIGNQILGITEETTEQYTKWLANERLRSIGLKPIYNEVNKNPYKHLTKFADTEGEGNVKANFFEGTVTSYNMSSSIDGWDEI